The proteins below come from a single Rosa rugosa chromosome 2, drRosRugo1.1, whole genome shotgun sequence genomic window:
- the LOC133728804 gene encoding ycf3-interacting protein 1, chloroplastic-like, with the protein MIFNEVNLTIAIEDIREVERRRLLGIEDPDAPTREELAAVLEEVQLNQQRESQENHYMQESQTLVLILKRLLRD; encoded by the exons GTTAACCTTACTATTGCAATTGAGGACATAAGAGAAGTTGAGCGGAGGAGACTCCTTGGCATTGAGGATCCTGATGCTCCTACCAGGGAAGAGTTGGCTGCTGTTCTTGAAGAA GTTCAGTTAAACCAGCAAAGAGAAAGCCAGGAAAATCACTATATGCAAGAGTCACAGACACTGGTATTGATCTTAAAGAGGCTGCTAAGAGACTGA